From Oncorhynchus tshawytscha isolate Ot180627B linkage group LG11, Otsh_v2.0, whole genome shotgun sequence, the proteins below share one genomic window:
- the LOC112262420 gene encoding hairy and enhancer of split-related protein helt-like has protein sequence MASKMKDRKRTPISHKVIEKRRRDRINRCLNELGKTVPMARAKQNSGKLEKAEILEMTVQYLRALHSADFPRGREKGELLGEFANYFHYGYHECMKNLVHYLTTEERAETKDIKYARILAFLQSKSRVVNEPVFGSLGALPDQADYLCQFHSSPETHQSHSPSDSVFQQSPPGHFSWHSTARSPTMSYPTVPLSAPTQQHHGGYLSPVQGLDHHYFNFFNGHPHANAFSLHSTQHAL, from the exons ATGGCATCCAAGATGAAGGATCGCAAG AGAACTCCCATCTCCCATAAAGTGATAGAAAAAAGAAGACGGGACCGCATCAACCGCTGTCTAAACGAACTGGGGAAAACTGTGCCAATGGCGCGCGCGAAAcag AACTCTGGAAAACTGGAGAAGGCCGAGATTCTGGAGATGACAGTTCAGTATCTACGAGCGCTCCACTCCGCAGACTTCCCCAGGGGCAGAGAAAAAG GTGAGCTACTGGGGGAGTTCGCCAACTACTTCCACTACGGCTACCACGAGTGCATGAAGAACCTGGTACACTACCTGACCACGGAGGAGAGGGCTGAGACCAAAGACATCAAGTACGCAAGGATTCTGGCCTTTCTTCAGTCCAAGTCCCGAGTCGTCAACGAGCCGGTGTTCGGCTCCCTAGGCGCGTTGCCAGACCAGGCAGATTATCTGTGCCAGTTTCACTCCTCCCCGGAGACACACCAGAGCCACAGCCCCAGCGACTCCGTGTTTCAGCAGAGCCCACCCGGACACTTCTCTTGGCACAGCACTGCACGCAGCCCAACCATGTCGTACCCAACTGTGCCGCTTTCCGCGCCGACGCAACAGCACCACGGTGGCTACTTGTCACCAGTGCAAGGACTTGACCATCACTACTTCAACTTCTTTAACGGCCACCCGCACGCGAATGCGTTCAGTTTGCACAGTACGCAACACGCGTTGTAA